The Etheostoma cragini isolate CJK2018 chromosome 10, CSU_Ecrag_1.0, whole genome shotgun sequence nucleotide sequence attTTCAGATGTTATGAGTTTTAATTCCATTTACATACTAATTCTGATTGAGAATGTGTGTTGACACtggaaaagtaactaaattaaataTACTCAAAAACTTGATAATGCCTACTAAGAAAACCTTGGATTTTAAACGtgctgctcttcttcttcttcttcttcttcttcttcttcttgtgttgtACTACCGCCTAAGGGTGCTGTTGGACATAGCTTAAGACTTTCTtacagaatacattttaaaaagcccaggtgtaaataataaaaatgacttattgctaaattacacaaaacacacctgCGTGGGTATCTGTCGCAACACAAGCTGATAGCTTCCCCTTCATAAACACTGAATgtacattttaagatgtttaaCTTGTATAAAGTACtacttaaaacattttgtttgtgtcccTGTTCAGGCTTTCAGAGAAGATCTCAAAGAACTAAGGCAAGGCTCATCAATTAATCACATCCTCAACGTTTTCATGCGTTATGACTGCTGCTTACGGGATATACACGCAAAACACGATTTCAACCGCAGATGCTGAATTTATACTTTGTCACTTAGGATACCTGAAGACTTTATCACAGACTTTGCCAGCGTGGTTTTTGGCGACAGGTATGTTGGATTTACAGCGTTCTAAATGTAGACCTTAATACATTTAGTTTCTTTTGTTGTGTctttgcagaaaaaacacagctctcccttaaagaaaataaagataacatatttttgttcatATTGTAACCTAAACTTATTTGGTCAGTGTTGTGGTTGCTTTTCATTCTCTTAAGATTTGTCCAGGACTTTCAGAACAGTGCTGTAGCTATGAGTAGCATTCAAATGTCAGAGAGACATTCTCATTGCTGTGTGACACCTCTCTTTTAAATGCAGGCGTGCAGCTCTAGATGCAGCAACTTCCCGGAATGATCCCCACCTCCCCACATTAGAAGACTTTAAATGGAGAGTGGATGTTGCCATTTCTACAAggtaacatgtttgtttttttcaacttataACCACTAaattgaatctttttttttttttttttttttttttacttggtgTCTGGTGTTTCTTTTCTGGAAATATCTATCTAACAGAATGTGaggtgttttttatgtttctacTTTGTTCATAATAAATACCAGAAGAAATGTGTATTTGGACTGAGCAGTAATAGTCACCATGGTTGAACACACAAAGCAGACACGTGCTAAAAAAAAGCtccatcaaaaagaaaaagatgcaaCAATGTTGGaatcattttctcaaagaaatgtaatttcccaCTTAGTGTAATGAAGTCCATGTTGTTGTGTATATCCTCTGTCTCCACAGCTCTTTAGCCAGGGCCCTGCAGCCTTCTGTTCTGATGCAGATGAAACTTTCAGATGGGAGCTTTCACCGCTTTGAGGTACTTTCTGTATACAATTCGCTGTGATCCTGATAGTACAGGCAGGTTTACATTCTCTTAAAGCCTAACTctggccaaaatgcaacctagggtgtttttgtgaGTGTACCCGAGTCCTACTTTAGTTTAAACAGCAAAATTGGGACGGAAACGCAACACAGGTGCGAACAATTCTGCAGTTGAAGAATCTGACACACAGTGGCTTTCATAactttacacacccatgctaaaattgattaaaaagaggaataaaaaaaatcttttggaaattgatctcaatgtcttaattcaaaaaatttaggaaaattcaaccttttaaggacaccgactttctttgtgaattaattattaattttctttaaattaaatttcttaggatcttttcttaaaaaaaaatattggtgAATGAGGCCCGTTGACTCTAGTaggtgttaaaaaaagagaatggaGGTTTCTCCACTCCCCTTGATACAGGTGTTGGGCAATAcctaaactttttaaaatatatttaaatatcagctacagtacatatacGTGTTTTGCAAAATGAAATAGGTCTCAGATTGCTATTATAACACTGCGAAAGGTTTGTCTTCCTATGACGGGTCATTTTGTCCACACGGCTAGTGCTGTGTCCACACGGTAGTGTGTATTTCCAGCTGATCTTCAGCCTGTGGGTAGAAAGAAGTTGGTCATTAGCCAATGGCTCAATGTAGGTCAGTTTCTGTTGTTACATATTAAGGTCACAGTGGAATGAGGTGACAATTATTAACTACAGCCTAACCTAGAACCTGCTCTTGACCAAGTTTTTCTGATAAACTGGCAgttttgtgtattgtttaaACAGTGTCTGCATGGTTCTACTTGTTACACATATTGTATAACACAGCATGTATTGCATAGCAGAATAAATACTATAACTGTTCTATCTCTGGACAAATTAGCCTCTTTTAACGTCTTTTAGCTGAACCTCTGTGTTCTTACAAACCTATTAGttgaaataatacaaataaaaatcctcagtttaaaaaaaatggatcaaATCTTCAACAAGCTAGTACGACGCTTCGCTCAGCAGAGGGAGCCATACTCCATACCTGACTGATCATTTCAGGGTGGCTGCTGCTTTCAAAGTAGGCTACTTACGTAGACAGAAGCAGGAGGGAGGACCTCTACTTCAGCCTGTCGCCTAACCTAGTGCAGCAGTTGTGTAATCAGATTACAGCAGAACTGGAAGATTAGTTGCAACAACACTCGCTGGGCAGATTCTGTTGACGGACGTACCTTATCGTCACctgatgtgtgtatttttagatATCTGTTTCAGAGTGTGACTGATTAAAAAGTGCTGATCTGCTGCTGCATTCAGGAAAATCCTTTTCACGAACCTTTCTTATATATGTcggcaaattgtttttttctctcgtCCAGGTGCCCGTGTCTAAATTCCAGGAGCTCCGTTACAACGTGGCTCTGATTCTCAAAGAGATGAACGATCTGGAGAAGAGGAACATTCTCAAGATCCAAGATTGATACACAACGCCGGCCTGTTATTTAATAAAGCTGTCCTCTCTGCTTGTTTTGTCAGATTTAGTAGAGTTTTGTAAATTGCATTGAATCCATTTGtaatcatttcaaatgtaatatttataagAGATAATCTGCCTGTCATGGTGTTATGATTTGATGGTGATGGTGTTGGCATCCAACATACTTAACCGCTGACAGCGAAATGATAACAACAGTTAGCCCCCTGGCTGCTTTACAGGAGTGCCTAATAGCCATAttgaagacaaaaagacaaggaCTCCCAGCCTGTATTTCCTTATCTTGCCTTGTTGTAAACTCTGCATATTAGCATTATTACAGTGGCTGATGGGAGATTTGAGTCAGCTGTAAAGCCTCCATTGTGCCAAAATACAAATGCAGTCAAGTGAGCACTCAGACCCTCTCTTACTGAGTACCTGGTCTCGTGTGCCGTTTGAGACTCTGTCCGCTCACTTCTGAAACATGAGGATGTGCAAATGGGAAAATGAAccaggtgattttttttttctccctctactCATGTTTTTATACATGTAATTCAAACCAGTGACAACACAAAAGATGTACTTGAGTTGCAGCACTGTTGTATACAAAGTAATACAGTGATGTTTTTGTATGCCATAGTAATCAATGATgtttaacttttgaaaaaacTCTTTCTTAAAAATCTGTCCATTCCTGTGTTGGCAAAGAATCCTTTGTTCAGATATGTTTGAGGTAACTAGacatattgcattttttaacccttgtgttgtcttcccaaatcaacactttagttgacgctttttaatcaatgtttttaactttttcttacgtttttgtcccttttttcaacactattgatgctttttttcaatgtttgtcaccctttttgacgtttttaacactacgtaacactaacttattaactttagttttaaattattaaattatacctaatgtttgagttagaaaagcagaaattgggaattattgagactaaaattaaaggaatggatgttgatggataatcaaagactggaatatgtcaactttgcCTCAATACTATTaggaaaccacttcaatttgttttttcaaataaatataaaattgaataagacaccccaaaattaatgaaagtagacatTTGTACTAGCCAAATAGCGTTGTGcaaaatcaatcatgtttttgttggggaattataaagaaggacaacatgagggttaaagactttacattacattacatgtcatttagctgatgcttttatccaaagcaacttagaattaagtgctttcaaccctgaaggtgcaaactccagataacaagtagtaagtgcaagtacatggctttaaataagcaaaactacaACTACaggcaatatatcaatgttatatcgatatcgtgatatgagactagatattgtctgaacagtaaagtgatgtcattgcAAAAATGTAGCCTTATTTTCATGGTCATACATGTCTTAGGCGCATACAGTTCAAATCTAATTAAAACCCCTTGTCATATGTAAGCGGGATTTTTCCATGCTTCTTTTTCCAATATGTTTATGCATTCTTTCCTATAGGAATGAAATGCCGAATCCATCACATGGACTTTGAGGATAACTCCTGGTCCCAACTCAATATACAACACCCAGACAGTGTGGGCTAGAAGACTTGTCTAGACTGCATTGTTGGCCTATTTAGATACATAACACAATTCTGAGGTGTGAGGGACATGAGGATCTGTGAttcttgtgtgtgcgtgtgtctgacTGGATGTTTTTGTGCTTGCCTGCATAACACTCTGAGGGTCCTcatttgcatatatatatgtatattggtCTATAAGTCAATGTGTCTGCCTgtggtatgtacagtatgtcagtcaacgtttgtgtctgtttgtggaATTGCGTGCACAGGCTAGACCGGCCGACCTATATTTTGCACCACTACTAATAACATGGACACTGATCGACTGACCAGCCTCTAATCTCCATTCACTTACACATACACGCACGTGCATAAAACCCATTATATTTGAAGAGTCCCGGATACACAACTTCAGGATATGCTAATAATACCATGTAGTCTAGTATGAGAACAATCCTGTAAGCAGAGTCATTAAGTTTTGACCCTTACCTACTTCCAGCGTTATATCTAGTCTATGTGTGACAGGCTGAACACTAGCCACCGTGCCCAAAAGTCCCTATTACAGATTGATGGAAAAATGCTGAAATGCATTGTCAGTTACATGGCAAGATCTGTTTAAAGGcttcagcaaaaaaaattgCAAGATGAAGAATGTGTCATTCGTCCTTTAATAGTTCCATAGTCTTGCATTAACAAACAATGCTGCAAGTGCCATGCCAAATCTTTGCACTAACCCTATAAAAgttatatatatagatattataGTGATAGTTTTTTAATAGAGCTTACTGAGAATGTTGTAGTATTAATAGTAGTACTAACATTGCAGGTGTTACCTAAGTGCATGAAAGTTTGACCTACAAAGTTCTAGATGTGTTCGGTAAGATggtacatttgttttgtaataacaCGTTTACGCAACAGTGACAAATGCACGACTGCAGCGACTGGCCGTCACAGTTATCAAACAGTTTGCTCTGTGAAAGTGTCACAGTTTGATAAGGTGATATCTGATCAGGCTATGTTGCCTAATGTCTGACAACCGGGAAAGTGCTCTGACAGCGCTTCCCAGTATTGACAGCGATTTGTATTCTAACTTTTAATTCAAACTGTGTCAGCAGTCAGTTTGAAAGCAGTGGTATTGTGTCCACAGATCCCTCAGGGAGACCATAAGCAGAAGCACTGCCATTCCGACATAGTCGGTCAAGCTCTGGTGTTACATGGCAAATTGTTTTGTAacagtatttttcttcttctgagtTCATCCAATGAGAACAGCTGTCCGGCGTCACGTGACACAActtttacataacattttttttcttcctgcgcTGCTCCATTGAGAATGTTGTGGGTACTTCCAGCTCATAAATGTGCTTTAGTCAGTTTCCCAGCAGCCACAGACGCAAACATAGGTGAGGGTATAGACTTCGAACCACCTACCAGGTatggagacagagatggagagcatGCTGCAGCTCGCAGCGGAGGCTTTCCAGTCAAAAAACTTCGACCTAGCTGCTGATATCTACGAGTACCAACTAGCGAGACTTGGAGAACCAGGGAGCCGGCAGGAGCTGATGGTAAAGCGGGCTGACGCACTCGCCTTCGGGGGCAAATTCACCGAGGCTTTCGAGGTGTACAGACAAGCCTCGGAGACAGAAAGACTGAGACCTGGTCACCTGAACAACCTTATAGAGTACCTTTCGGGTAGTATCAGGAGGCAAGACGGGGGTGACAGTCAAAACAGGGGCccgaggggaggagaggagtcTGGGGCGTCGGTTGCAGCTGGATGCCCGGGCGTTGGGTTCGAAGACTTCTCCTGCCGGATATGTCTTAGCTTTCTGTTTGAGCCTGTGACTCTTCCATGCGGTCACTGCTTCTGTAAAAAGTGTctggagagggagaagaaggagagggagCAGCCGGTGATGTGTAAAGAATGCGAGGTGAGCTCCAGAGTAGCCTACGTCCAGAGTTACAGGGTCAATGTGGTCCTCAGCAACCTACTGGCCAAGTCGTTCCCGACTTCGCACCAGGCCGGTCTGCTGAGGCGGGAGGGCAACGGACTGTACGCGGAGAAGAAGATGGAAGCAGCGCTGGAGAAATATGACCGAGCCATATTGATAGGTAGGACACTGAACAATTTACCGGCATGAGAAAGTTAAAAAGTGGCTTAAAAGACAGTGAAACGTTAGGCTATTGGGCTAAATAGCTTTTTTTGGTACTAACTTCATGTTTTCCATAGGTACTCTTTCGTAGACTATGTATAATAAGGGTTTGCTACATAATAACATGCCAAAATGATGTGTCATACCACCATGAAGAAATTACATAACCGTGCTTCATGTATGGAAGATGATGTGAGAacatgtatttgagttctgagtcAGAGTTCTGATTTTATTCCCAGAATTCTGAGATGAGTCTAAAATCAGAATTATGAAATCAAAGAagaatgttgagaaaaaagtcGGAATTCAGATTTGAACATTCAAGGTATTtcgagaataaagtcagaattctgaagaaaaaaaaagtaagacatCTGAGGAAAAACAATCAGAATTGTGGTGgttttttcttaaaattctGATTTTAAAAACTCTGACTTTAAACACAGAACTCAAATACCTTTTTCACATGTGGTCCTAATGCTCTTCCGTACATATGACTTTGTTTCATAAGTGTGTTATATACCCTGGCTGGCCTCTGTAGAAAGCCTGGCAGTTCAAATATATGTGACATGTTAACAACACGTTTAttttcacacaacacaaatttGACAAAAGCGTTGATTTCATGTAATTCTGAGCCATTTGGCCCAGATTTAGCCAGTTTAAATGGGTGAGTGTCATTCATTCCCATGCTGTAATACTGGGGTGCTGCCTACCACCATTTAACATGCTATGGATCCTTTTAGTTCTTTGtccttttattccttttttgtgtAGAATTTTACATTTGTGAACAATTGTGTACAATTTAAATATCTGGATTGATTGTAAGTCATAAAACTGCACATATCATTCTTATataatacacaaaaaagaaaagaaatggaggaTCCTTAGCATGTTTAATAGTGGTAGACAACCCCACAGGCTTATAGTAACAGTTTATACCTAGTGTTCAGCAGCCAATGGGAAAGTATGACTTAACCCTTCACACTGGACAAGTCATGATGTCACACATCCGGCGGTTGTCCTCCTTGTCGTAGTCCATCCAGGACTTTGGTGCGGGCTTCCCACCTCCGGCCCCCGGCTCTGGGCTGGTCTCCTCTAGGTAGAAAACAAGACTCGTGGGGCGTCCAAGAGGGGCATGGACACAGAACAGGTGAGCCACAGCTTGTCGTCTGCCATAGCAGAAAAAGTCTGTTGTAGTAGAAAAATGGTGAGAAGAAAAACGTGTTGTTAACATTTTAACGTTTTAACAACATGTTAACAACACGTAGACAACATGTTTGCGCATTGTTAACATGGTGTCTAAATGTTATTAACATGCTAGATATCACATGTAGTTGAGCTGTTTGGCATCTGAGAGCAACAGACCCATATGTTGGATAATAGGTTATGGAGGCTAGGCAAGTGCATCAGTATGTAACACgccccacccccccctcccctcagcTCCGTCATTGTGTAACGTCAAACAATGATTCAGGCAAATGTAGGTCAAGGATACTATTTCAGGTCCCCACTAGGGACACTGATGCTCACAGCCATACCAGAGGTTATATAGGCAGAGGTGGGAATGGGACGGGTGACCATTGACCTACAGGCAgggaaataaacaataatatgtACAGATTATAACTACATTTTCAGGCAGTTATTAATTAGGATACATAGTCTGGAATAATGTTTACTTCTTATAGGGGTGTATGTcccatacacacatacattgtatattgtttttatattattgatgCAAAGCTGGATAAAGTAAATTGAACTGAGTTTAGTTGAGTTTGTGTAAATAGTAGTTACCTGGATGTTACTCCAGTTGAGAGAATGTGCGCTAGATCGCCCTTTAATGGGCcttgcaattttttttcattcagcacCGTGTTTGGGATCGGACACAAGTTTTTGTCACCCTCTGACGTCACGGTTTTCTTCTCCTCATTTTGCTTCTACTACGAATTGATCTACTATGGCTCACGCAAGCTTTGTCTCACCCGTGCCACATCGCATCCATGCATCTCTCGGACACCCCAAGTCCTGTTTCCTCTGCCCGGGTTGCTTTCACCTAGAGGAGACCGACTGCACCGCCTGTCTCTCGTGGCTGCATTTCCTCCTCCTATCCGCAGGATGACATGCATGTCCTCTCCCCGAACAGGAATTCTTTGCTCTGGCACTCACGGACAATTACCTGATGTGGTAATTGATCTCCCTGTCTGGCTGCACAGGATTTTTACAGAGAGGTTACGCTCAGCAATTCTGCTGCCAACCCCTACCGTTCAGACCTCCCCCTCTACTTCCACAAAGGTTGCGCCCTGTAGAGTAAAATAGTCCTCTTTAAGGGAGCCATAGTGACAGTTCCCCACTTCGGAGGCGCAGATGGACTTCTTCAACACAAGGACGGAATTAACGTCCTGAGGGGGTCTGCTCCCAGAGAATTGGGGTCTCTACCTGGTCATAACCACACAAAGATAGATAACCCAGTGTCCTCTTTGGTTTTCTCTGAGGGTAAAAGCAACAAACCCTTGTTGGGGGTGGACACACTAGCCCACCCAAACTGGTCCTCCACCCTACTGGAGGTAGCCTCCTATGCGACCTATGTTTCATTTTGTGTAGGATTTGGTTAGCGCCAGAGATTCAGGGCACCAGCTGGTTCCCAGACCCCAATCCAGGCCAAGGTATCTGTGTCCTGATGGAAGCAGTGTAAAGAAGAGGTAGAGGGGATGACTGGGGTTGTGTGCATTCGTCCATGCTTTGCATCAGTCGGCTTTGCTGTTGAGATGAATATGAGTATGTGCTGCAATATACTACAGTACTAGAGTATACCACAGTTTCCCTGGATGGTCAATTGACAGCTGATAGAAGCATCAGATTGAATTAGTAGCAGTGGAGCTGTGGTTGAGCTGGGGGACTCCCATGGTGATAGGTTAGTATCGGCCTGGGCTGCTTCCAGGATCTTCGAGTTCAACAAGAGGATGCGAGAATGTGATTCAGCATGTTTAGCAAAATcgatttaataaataatgatagGCAATGAATGACATAATTGTGTTATGTCACCGTTCACTGCGTTTGTTctgggctgtgtgtgtatgtgtgctatGCAGTTTGATGTAGATTAAGTTTAGGTTAAGTGTTTATGCCTTGCAGTAGATATAGTTAGGGTTAAGGTAAGCATCCAGGGAAGTCAGTACAATGTCCTTAATcacctgtgtgagtgtgtgtgtttgtgtgtgtttgtgtgttggcatACATGGTTTACAAAACCAATTTTCAGGTTTACTCACCAGCATTACAAGACCCATCGGGTTAAGGAACCAGTTTTGATTGCATAAGTCATAATGAATGTATGTGTGATTACATagtttctgagtgtgtgtgtgtgtgtgtgtgtattacaaaGCAAAAGTATTGTGCAGCTTTGTGAAACATCTccattgttgtgtttatgtcAGTGAGTGACTGTAGCCTGCCCTGTATTAGAGTCAGGGAAATGGTTCCCTCTGATTCCCATAGGGCTAGCTGTGACATTTGCATAAGTTTTTATAGTTATGAAACCTGGAATGTGGGTGGCCTTGATAGTGCGGCACGGTTTTGTAATCagcaccatttttttttcatagcatGTTTCATAATCGGATCCATTTTAAACATGGCTTCTTTCACATAACCTTGAAACCTATATAATCAGTATATTctgcttttaaacacacaacaaaattaaGAAGTAATGGCCATGCATTTTTTCTAAGATTCTGCAgtatattataaaaaacatttgcctcAGTATGGGGGTCATTCAACTTAGTGTATGTAAAGGGAATAGAGTGCTAAAAACAAAAGAGTaatgattagttgattgacagatgaCTTGTTTACAACTACTTTGATAATACATTAATTGGTTAAGTAAATGTAACTTATTCTGCAAAAATGCCAAGCAATTCACTGGTTCCAGCTCCTTAAGTGCTGCTTTTTAgtattttactttactgtaaatgGAAAATCCACAATATGGAacacagtattaaaaaaaaatagtcatatcATGTAATCATGCACAAACGGGACCATGTCTGAGGAAAGCTAGGGGAGATGTTGAAACAGCCAGAGGGAAGACATTGATGATTTCAAcaagcttttcatttatttggcaaaaaaaggaGAATGCGGATCGCCATCTACAGGAACTTATGTGCCTTTTTAGCACACGAAGATTGAAATATAACAGAATATCAATTGAAATAACTTGCATTTATCAAACTGCCATCTGTAGCGTAGCTCTTACAAAAACGGtatcctttaacccttgtgttgtccttggaccaaattgacccgtttcaaagtgttttatatctgaaatatggatttctttcaaccaaattgcactaaaataacatggatgattccatacaatattcttcaggtaaaattaatgatcgctttcattgaattttttgggtgttttactGATTCTTATAGcgtttgaatacattttttttttacatatacccatctgagatccactcaacaccctctgatcttaactattagtcaaaataattcataatgtctgcgttttttaactaaaaacttatgtataatttgatataaatgaggtttgttgaccatgaattccaagaataagtgtaaaacctattattaaaacAGCTcaggttaaaaaagaagaagaaaaaagcaccaaagctggataaagtgacaaataaatcagaaaaaacgacaaaaagtgtcattttcaaggacaagttcatggttaacaggaagacaacacaaggggtaaaagaaaaagacaggaacTCTTAAAGCTCCATCTTTTGAAAAGGTCAGAATACATAAGAAAAAGTAggattattttgtattgtatagttctttaaaaataaaaaggaaacttgttttagggagaataaaactactctagGCCTACCTAGTACCTAGTAACTTTACCAATCAGGATGCTGCAACTGTTGGCAGAATATGGAAATGGAGGGTAGATCtaagacagaaaataataatgtattgaaTGAATTTAAtgtgaacatgtctgtcaggggcttgttaatctttacattgttagttcatATCCTaccctggcctgggacacagtcacacggtttgataaaggacgTAGTCGACTtcaacttatcattgcacctacaataacaagtgtgtgtgtgtgtgtgcatgtgtgtgtgtgtgtgtgtgtgtgtgtgcgcgtcagTTGCGGGGGGAACTGATTAGCCctgcccgctgcagagagccaaaAGGCttgaaaacagcaacacattttaagCGACTTTAGTGAAAAAACGTTAGTGTACattgatattaaaatgtatatggTTTGAAATTGTTTGAAGGGGAAAACACACTGTCTACATTGGACACGGTTTGAACCGAGACAAGCAAACCAAAcagtttggatgttttttcatgAATCGCACCACCTCTAGTTGCTAGTAACAACATCTACAATACCTAACGAACCAACTGCCTGTCTTACTAACTGTCCCTTCTCTCCTTCTTAGCACCTATGGACCACATACTGTTCAGTAATCGCTCCCAGATCCACTCCAGTCTGAGACACTACGAAAAAGCTCTGAGAGACGCTGAGATGGCCTGCAGACTCATGCCTCACTGGTCCAAGGTATGGAAGACATGTTGTTTTGCATTATACGAATACAAATTTTAATTTATGTTAGTAAAATGTTCCAAGTTATGGTGATGATGAGGGATATGTCTTCCTCCTGCCTACAGGGTCATGTTCGTAAGGCTCAGGCGCTGGTGTCGCTAGGCAGGACAGAGGAAGCTCTGAGGGAGTACCTGGTCTGTCTGTCCATAGAGCCCGACTGTAGACTGGCCCAGACTGAGGCTCACAAGGTAAATCCAGCAGTAGTATTAAAGTACGCACCCACAgatgaaatatatttattccATCTGCCATCTGTAATACCTTTGTGTTAATTTATGTAAATTATAAGTGCAATAAGTGTAAGAGTGGTAAAATATGAAAGAATGTCTCACAATCATCTACAGTTTTAAGCTATTtgtcatttctttgttttgcccAGTTGCGTGTAGCcggttttaaagaaaacatgacacaCTGCATTAGCATTGGGAAATATTGTACTATCATAAAGTAGGGCTGGTCAAtatagatatcgtcttagattttggacattTGCAATGTCCTAAAATTACACAAGAGTTCACTTGTTTTCAAAGTCATTACAtaaaagtgatgtcattttctgacctTACCAGACTGGTCTATAGCTGTTAATTGCCTTCAACCACTtggtcattatattcacattattgatgattatttatcacaaatctcattgtctaaatgttttgtgaaagcaccgatTGCCAACTCTACAATATCCCCGCAATATCCAATTAGAGGTATTtcgtcaaaaatattgtgatatttgattttttccatatcgcccagctctgtGATACATGTATGCAGAATACTCACATCTTTCAATGTTGTCTTATTTCAGCTCCTCTGTGACCTCCTGGCTCCAGTGACAGATCAGGTCCCTGAACACATCTCCGACTACTCCAACTCACTGTCTTTCAGAGCACACATCAAAAACAGCATTAACCC carries:
- the commd5 gene encoding COMM domain-containing protein 5 — translated: MSASYTKDSSFLGGRIPPEIDSLSKNLKDVDQEMFRKLLKAVVSALEGKDCREVMKSIAESSTIPQERLSHVVAGIYRVLSEAIRIPASSLKQEAFREDLKELRIPEDFITDFASVVFGDRRAALDAATSRNDPHLPTLEDFKWRVDVAISTSSLARALQPSVLMQMKLSDGSFHRFEVPVSKFQELRYNVALILKEMNDLEKRNILKIQD